A genomic region of Zalophus californianus isolate mZalCal1 chromosome 1, mZalCal1.pri.v2, whole genome shotgun sequence contains the following coding sequences:
- the FAM131A gene encoding protein FAM131A isoform X2 has protein sequence MGCIGSRSPAGQVASDPAWAVEWIELPRGLSLSSLGSARTLRGWSRSSRPSSVDSQDLPEVNVGDTVAMLPKSRRALTIQEIAALARSSLHGISQVVKDHVTKPTAMAQGRVAHLIEWKGWSKPSDSPAALESAFSSYSDLSEGEQEARFAAGVAEQFAIAEAKLRAWSSVDGEDSTDESYDEDFAGGTDSEMAGQLPLGPHLQDLFTGPRFSRPVRQGSVEPESDCSQTVSPETLCSSLCSLEDGLLGSPARLASQLLGDQLLLATLPPSRESAFRSLGPLEAQDSLYSSPLMESCLSPAEEEPATCKDCQPLCPPGSWERQRQASDVASSGVVSLDEDEAEPEEQ, from the exons ATGGGCTGTATCGGCTCTCGGAGTCCGGCGGGTCAGG TGGCCTCGGACCCCGCTTGGGCTGTGGAGTGGATCGAACTTCCTCGGGGCCTCTCTCTATCTTCCTTGGGATCTGCTCGGACCCTCCGAGGCTGGAGCCGGTCCTCCCGCCCTTCCTCCGTGGACAGCCAGGACTTGCCAGAG GTGAATGTTGGAGACACAGTCGCGATGCTGCCCAAGTCCCGGAGAGCCCTAACTATCCAGGAGATTGCTGCGCTGGCCAGATCCTCCCTGCATG GTATTTCTCAGGTGGTGAAGGACCACGTGACCAAGCCCACCGCCATGGCACAGGGCCGAGTGGCTCACCTCATTGAGTGGAAGGGCTGGAGCAAGCCAAGCGACTCGCCTGCTGCCCTGGAATCAGCCTTTTCCTCCTATTCGGACCTCAGCGAGGGTGAACAAGAGGCTCGCTTTGCGGCAG GAGTGGCTGAGCAGTTTGCCATTGCAGAAGCCAAGCTCCGGGCCTGGTCTTCAGTGGATGGTGAGGACTCCACCGATGAATCTTATGATGAGGACTTTGCTGGAGGAACTGACTCAG AGATGGCCGGGCAGCTGCCTCTGGGGCCCCACCTCCAGGACCTCTTCACCGGCCCCCGGTTCTCCAGGCCTGTGCGCCAGGGCTCTGTGGAGCCTGAGAGCGACTGCTCGCAGACCGTGTCCCCAGAGACCCTGTGCTCCAGCCTCTGCAGCCTGGAGGACGGGTTGCTGGGCTCCCCAGCCCGCCTGGCCTCCCAGCTGCTGGGCGACCAGCTGCTCCTCGCCACACTGCCCCCCAGCCGGGAAAGTGCCTTCCGTAGCCTGGGCCCATTGGAGGCCCAGGACTCGCTCTACAGCTCGCCCCTCATGGAGTCCTGCCTTTCCCCCGCCGAGGAGGAGCCAGCCACCTGCAAGGACTGCCAGCCTCTCTGCCCGCCGGGCAGCTGGGAACGGCAGCGGCAAGCCTCTGATGTGGCTTCTTCAGGGGTGGTGTCCTTAGACGAGGACGAGGCAGAGCCGGAGGAACAGTGA
- the FAM131A gene encoding protein FAM131A isoform X1 codes for MPMISVLGKMFLWQREGPGGRWTCQTSRRVASDPAWAVEWIELPRGLSLSSLGSARTLRGWSRSSRPSSVDSQDLPEVNVGDTVAMLPKSRRALTIQEIAALARSSLHGISQVVKDHVTKPTAMAQGRVAHLIEWKGWSKPSDSPAALESAFSSYSDLSEGEQEARFAAGVAEQFAIAEAKLRAWSSVDGEDSTDESYDEDFAGGTDSEMAGQLPLGPHLQDLFTGPRFSRPVRQGSVEPESDCSQTVSPETLCSSLCSLEDGLLGSPARLASQLLGDQLLLATLPPSRESAFRSLGPLEAQDSLYSSPLMESCLSPAEEEPATCKDCQPLCPPGSWERQRQASDVASSGVVSLDEDEAEPEEQ; via the exons ATGCCTATGATTTCTGTGCTGGGCAAAATGTTTCTGTGGCAGCGTGAAGGGCCCGGAGGACGATGGACTTGTCAGACAAGTCGCAGAG TGGCCTCGGACCCCGCTTGGGCTGTGGAGTGGATCGAACTTCCTCGGGGCCTCTCTCTATCTTCCTTGGGATCTGCTCGGACCCTCCGAGGCTGGAGCCGGTCCTCCCGCCCTTCCTCCGTGGACAGCCAGGACTTGCCAGAG GTGAATGTTGGAGACACAGTCGCGATGCTGCCCAAGTCCCGGAGAGCCCTAACTATCCAGGAGATTGCTGCGCTGGCCAGATCCTCCCTGCATG GTATTTCTCAGGTGGTGAAGGACCACGTGACCAAGCCCACCGCCATGGCACAGGGCCGAGTGGCTCACCTCATTGAGTGGAAGGGCTGGAGCAAGCCAAGCGACTCGCCTGCTGCCCTGGAATCAGCCTTTTCCTCCTATTCGGACCTCAGCGAGGGTGAACAAGAGGCTCGCTTTGCGGCAG GAGTGGCTGAGCAGTTTGCCATTGCAGAAGCCAAGCTCCGGGCCTGGTCTTCAGTGGATGGTGAGGACTCCACCGATGAATCTTATGATGAGGACTTTGCTGGAGGAACTGACTCAG AGATGGCCGGGCAGCTGCCTCTGGGGCCCCACCTCCAGGACCTCTTCACCGGCCCCCGGTTCTCCAGGCCTGTGCGCCAGGGCTCTGTGGAGCCTGAGAGCGACTGCTCGCAGACCGTGTCCCCAGAGACCCTGTGCTCCAGCCTCTGCAGCCTGGAGGACGGGTTGCTGGGCTCCCCAGCCCGCCTGGCCTCCCAGCTGCTGGGCGACCAGCTGCTCCTCGCCACACTGCCCCCCAGCCGGGAAAGTGCCTTCCGTAGCCTGGGCCCATTGGAGGCCCAGGACTCGCTCTACAGCTCGCCCCTCATGGAGTCCTGCCTTTCCCCCGCCGAGGAGGAGCCAGCCACCTGCAAGGACTGCCAGCCTCTCTGCCCGCCGGGCAGCTGGGAACGGCAGCGGCAAGCCTCTGATGTGGCTTCTTCAGGGGTGGTGTCCTTAGACGAGGACGAGGCAGAGCCGGAGGAACAGTGA
- the FAM131A gene encoding protein FAM131A isoform X3, whose amino-acid sequence MLPKSRRALTIQEIAALARSSLHGISQVVKDHVTKPTAMAQGRVAHLIEWKGWSKPSDSPAALESAFSSYSDLSEGEQEARFAAGVAEQFAIAEAKLRAWSSVDGEDSTDESYDEDFAGGTDSEMAGQLPLGPHLQDLFTGPRFSRPVRQGSVEPESDCSQTVSPETLCSSLCSLEDGLLGSPARLASQLLGDQLLLATLPPSRESAFRSLGPLEAQDSLYSSPLMESCLSPAEEEPATCKDCQPLCPPGSWERQRQASDVASSGVVSLDEDEAEPEEQ is encoded by the exons ATGCTGCCCAAGTCCCGGAGAGCCCTAACTATCCAGGAGATTGCTGCGCTGGCCAGATCCTCCCTGCATG GTATTTCTCAGGTGGTGAAGGACCACGTGACCAAGCCCACCGCCATGGCACAGGGCCGAGTGGCTCACCTCATTGAGTGGAAGGGCTGGAGCAAGCCAAGCGACTCGCCTGCTGCCCTGGAATCAGCCTTTTCCTCCTATTCGGACCTCAGCGAGGGTGAACAAGAGGCTCGCTTTGCGGCAG GAGTGGCTGAGCAGTTTGCCATTGCAGAAGCCAAGCTCCGGGCCTGGTCTTCAGTGGATGGTGAGGACTCCACCGATGAATCTTATGATGAGGACTTTGCTGGAGGAACTGACTCAG AGATGGCCGGGCAGCTGCCTCTGGGGCCCCACCTCCAGGACCTCTTCACCGGCCCCCGGTTCTCCAGGCCTGTGCGCCAGGGCTCTGTGGAGCCTGAGAGCGACTGCTCGCAGACCGTGTCCCCAGAGACCCTGTGCTCCAGCCTCTGCAGCCTGGAGGACGGGTTGCTGGGCTCCCCAGCCCGCCTGGCCTCCCAGCTGCTGGGCGACCAGCTGCTCCTCGCCACACTGCCCCCCAGCCGGGAAAGTGCCTTCCGTAGCCTGGGCCCATTGGAGGCCCAGGACTCGCTCTACAGCTCGCCCCTCATGGAGTCCTGCCTTTCCCCCGCCGAGGAGGAGCCAGCCACCTGCAAGGACTGCCAGCCTCTCTGCCCGCCGGGCAGCTGGGAACGGCAGCGGCAAGCCTCTGATGTGGCTTCTTCAGGGGTGGTGTCCTTAGACGAGGACGAGGCAGAGCCGGAGGAACAGTGA